A genomic stretch from Asterias rubens chromosome 19, eAstRub1.3, whole genome shotgun sequence includes:
- the LOC117302982 gene encoding titin homolog isoform X2: MTLDQVADTVNHTRMKKKKKLLQSGGQKLFEPTTSSTDEQNNCQDPPTKKKKHISERVQTENEEVRTFNGIQFPGSSEQSDGLSEIPKKKKKKKKTLKSYDQESITIEPKTPTDDQQSCQDQPKKKKKSKSERVQTENEEIPKKKKKKEKGVDALCDIESSLKINRQVWRGETVLTEMHVNKNLESAPTTLRKSKKRKRATSCKSDGQESVTIESETTAADENVSTEIKERDTLPSSTKRQPGSHERRRKKKRQSGKDQVEDEEETRGDSGLILRKRGEKERVFFNKKKKKTKEGSRLHVKGGGDARGKVLECVPDENPSAADKKRVKGKRKRSVQSDGQESVTGKPRSSTTDENASVENSEMVTDSVTDQNQQISQKRNRRRQRRKKKLMNNNDQVGEESRRVSSENSEELTDIPKKKKKKKTEDGRLNDAEKGAGLEENAQAGRGENVLTMQSNEAISNDDNLEIAFTVLKKKRKKKKRKQIVEPTNEESVEPRTTDEDVLVEEAERLTLPLSEQNGRKKKKKRANGQIEKEELRPVNGSILQASDEHLEGLTGITKKKKKTKKSVELNEIANAGRGESVLTEMQMNEPVSNDDNLEVKKRKRKKKRKQSVESIDQESINVEPQTTDEDLLIEENGLLKKKIIPSGQTEDEGELSTVNGLLGEITKKKKKKKKKATHATRDNWKLISQSDDNSVSEYSPNEVGQDSESDATDGETSEDITKKQNKKKKKKKKMATHATQDNSDQLNLKDNDNSVSEYSCNEASQDSESEATDGESSSSDLSSDCDREDFRKLDISSLPWLVKSERGFFRQETIEDCPVLHMRNHYYKKEREALRKQGHTVVEGRWSGLEEARMRKNLEKFCKAYGIENHLILLIPSRFGLVQEVRRFLKSTKMLVKLAEGIHRTLNTVYIRAFKLFDPWHLGRER; this comes from the exons ATGACTCTG GATCAAGTTGCAGACACTGTTAATCACACCagaatgaagaagaagaagaaactaCTGCAGTCTGGTGGCCAGAAATTGTTTGAGCCGACAACTTCATCAACCGATGAGCAAAACAACTGTCAAGATCCGCcaacaaagaagaaaaagcaTATAAGTGAGAGGGTACAGACTGAGAATGAAGAAGTTAGAACATTTAACGGCATACAATTTCCTGGAAGCAGTGAGCAGTCAGACGGTCTATCAGAAATtcccaagaagaagaaaaagaagaagaaaaccttGAAGTCTTATGACCAGGAATCGATAACCATTGAGCCCAAAACTCCAACCGATGATCAACAAAGCTGTCAAGATCAgcccaagaaaaagaaaaagagcaAGAGTGAGAGGGTTCAGACTGAGAATGAAGAAATtcccaagaagaagaagaagaaggagaaagGGGTTGATGCATTGTGTGATATTGAAAGCAGTCTCAAGATTAACAGACAAGTTTGGAGAGGAGAAACTGTTTTGACTGAGATGCATGTGAATAAGAATCTTGAAAGTGCTCCCACTACTTTAAGGAAGAGTAAAAAGCGGAAAAGGGCGACTTCTTGCAAGTCTGACGGGCAAGAATCTGTAACAATTGAGTCCGAAACAACAGCAGCTGATGAGAATGTGTCGACAGAGATTAAAGAACGGGATACGCTTCCCTCGAGTACAAAAAGACAACCTGGTAGTCATGAGAGAAGGAGGAAGAAAAAGCGGCAGAGTGGAAAGGACCAGgttgaagatgaagaagaaactAGAGGAGACAGTGGCTTAATACTTCGCAAAAGGGGAGAGAAGGAGAGagtttttttcaataaaaagaaaaaaaagacaaaggaggGAAGCAGGTTGCATGTGAAAGGTGGAGGAGATGCTCGAGGCAAGGTGCTTGAATGTGTTCCAGATGAAAATCCATCTGCAGCTGATAAGAAGAGGGTTAAAGGAAAGAGGAAACGGTCTGTCCAGTCTGATGGTCAGGAATCGGTAACCGGCAAGCCCCGTTCGTCAACAACTGATGAGAATGCATCGGTTGAGAATTCAGAAATGGTGACAGATTCTGTGACTGATCAGAATCAGCAAATTAGTCAGAAGAGAAATCGAAGGAGACAACGAAGGAAGAAGAAGTTGATGAATAATAATGATCAAGTTGGAGAAGAATCCAGACGAGTCAGTAGTGAGAATTCGGAGGAGTTGACAGACATtccgaagaagaagaaaaagaagaagacagaAGATGGCAGACTTAACGATGCTGAGAAAGGTGCGGGGCTTGAGGAGAATGCACAAGCAGGGAGAGGAGAAAACGTTTTAACTATGCAATCTAATGAAGCAATTTCAAACGATGACAATCTTGAAATTGCATTTACTGtgttgaagaagaaaagaaagaagaaaaaacggaAACAAATTGTTGAACCTACCAATGAGGAATCTGTTGAGCCTCGTACTACTGATGAAGATGTTTTGGTTGAGGAGGCAGAAAGGTTGACGTTGCCCTTAAGTGAACAAAATGGGcggaagaaaaagaagaaaagagcAAATGGACAAATTGAGAAAGAAGAATTGAGACCGGTCAATGGTTCAATACTTCAAGCAAGTGATGAACATTTAGAGGGATTAACGGGCATcaccaagaagaagaagaagacaaaaaaaagtgtGGAGCTCAATGAAATTGCAAATGCAGGGAGAGGAGAAAGTGTTTTAACTGAGATGCAAATGAACGAACCGGTTTCAAACGATGACAATCTTGAAGTGAAGAAGAGGAAAAGgaagaaaaagaggaaacaatCTGTTGAATCTATCGATCAGGAATCCATAAATGTTGAGCCCCAAACTACTGATGAAGACCTTTTGATTGAAGAAAATGGCCTGTTGAAAAAGAAGATTATACCAAGTGGACAAACTGAGGATGAAGGAGAACTAAGTACAGTCAATGGCCTTTTGGGagaaataacaaagaaaaagaagaaaaagaagaaaaaggcgACACATGCAACTCGAGATAACTGGAAGCTCATCTCACAATCCGATGATAACTCCGTCTCGGAATATTCTCCAAACGAGGTCGGGCAAGACTCTGAGTCAGACGCAACAGATGGAGAAACCTCGGAagatataacaaaaaaacagaataagaagaagaaaaagaagaaaaaaatggcgaCACATGCAACTCAGGATAACTCTGATCAGCTCAACTTAAAAGACAACGATAACTCTGTCTCAGAATATTCCTGTAACGAAGCAAGTCAAGACTCCGAGTCAGAAGCAACAGATGGAGAATCCTCATCCTCTGACCTTTCCTCCGATTGCGACCGGGAAGATTTCCGAAAACTAGACATCTCATCTCTACCTTGGCTTGTGAAGAGCGAGAGAGGTTTTTTTAGGCAAGAAACCATTGAGGATTGTCCCGTGCTTCATATGCGGAACCATTATTATAAGAAAGAGCGGGAAGCTTTACGTAAACAAG GACATACGGTCGTAGAAGGACGATGGAGTGGGCTTGAGGAAGCACGCATGAGAAAAAATCTTGAAAAGTTTTGCAAA GCTTATGGGATAGAAAACCATTTAATTTTGCTGATTCCTTCGCGGTTTGGTCTGGTACAAGAGGTTAGAAGATTTTTGAAGTCTACAAAAATGCTGGTTAAACTTG CTGAAGGCATTCATCGGACATTGAATACTGTGTATATTCGAGCTTTCAAACTCTTTGACCCTTGGCACCTTGGACG GGAAAGGTAA
- the LOC117302888 gene encoding adenylate kinase 8-like has protein sequence MDQTKKPLRIPPQFGTYAEKHGLFELYKRLIEGLIVAKPQDPLDFLLEQLKKENNDVPAIIIHGPPASGKTTIARLVCTKLRTAYISKETLLADDVSSLAATAKEHLKKNEDIPKSLWVDLLSTRMKLFDCVRKGWVLDGFPETREQALALQEVGIMPKHYVVLEAPDTVLIERQMGKRVDPETGDVYHTTFDYPSGVEVERRLIEPTEGCGEEATVERLLVYHRYAHGLQSGYQNRYKAINADQPKADVFSQVLTFLSSNPRSLAPHTPRIVLLGPTGSGKTVQAALLASKYNAVNVSSGQLVKEAITNESKVGEAIKPYVERNMLVPDNLMIKILDERLAQLDCASRGWVLRGFPRTREQAENLSKIGHEPNRVFFLDVPNDSVYERLTLRSLDVVTGSQYHALYNPPRTNSIKDRSVQHPTDAEEIVRNRLSQYYAYAEEIADFYEDAQHINADQDPHTVFECVESMLVNPLPKRLIQQD, from the exons ATGGATCAGACCAAAAAACCATTGCGAATTCCTCCACAATTTGGCACTTATGCTGAAAAACATGGACTTTTTGAACTTTATAAG AGGTTGATAGAGGGCCTGATCGTTGCAAAGCCTCAAGACCCTCTGGATTTCCTCCTGGAGCagttgaagaaagaaaacaatgatg TCCCTGCGATAATCATACATGGGCCGCCAGCATCAGGCAAGACCACCATAGCGCGTCTAGTGTGCACAAAGCTCCGCACAGCATACATCAGCAAAGAGACACTGCTAGCCGATGATGTGTCGTCACTTGCAGCAACAGCAAAGGAACACCTGAAGAAAAATGAG GACATCCCTAAGAGCTTGTGGGTGGATCTTCTTTCAACCAGGATGAAGCTCTTTGACTGCGTGAGGAAAGGTTGGGTGCTCGACGGTTTCCCTGAGACAAGAGAACAAGCTCTTGCTCTGCAAGAGGTTGGCATAATGCCTAAACACTATG TTGTGTTAGAAGCACCAGACACCGTGTTGATCGAGCGACAAATGGGGAAAAGAGTCGATCCAGAAACAGGAG ATGTGTACCACACCACCTTTGACTACCCATCTGGGGTTGAGGTTGAGAGACGCCTCATTGAGCCAACAGAGGGGTGTGGTGAAGAGGCTACGGTTGAACGCCTCCTTGTCTATCACCGTTACGCACACGGACTGCAGAGTGGGTATCAGAATCGTTACAAGGCGATCAACGCTGACCAGCCCAAGGCTGACGTCTTCTCACAAG TATTGACATTCCTGAGTAGCAACCCACGATCTCTAGCTCCCCATACACCACGTATAGTTCTCCTAGGCCCAACAGGCAGTGGCAAGACGGTGCAGGCCGCTCTGCTTGCCAGCAAGTACAACGCTGTGAACG TGTCATCTGGCCAGCTGGTGAAGGAAGCAATTACTAATGAGTCTAAGGTTGGAGAAGCTATCAAACCTTATGTGGAGAGAAATATGCTTG TGCCAGATAATCTGATGATCAAGATTCTAGATGAGAGATTAGCCCAGCTAGACTGCGCCTCTAGAGGATGGGTACTTAGGGGATTCCCCAGGACCAGAGAGCAGGCGGAAAACCTGTCCAAGATCGGACACGAACCAAACAG GGTGTTTTTCTTGGACGTCCCCAACGACTCCGTCTACGAGCGCCTTACCCTCCGATCCCTGGACGTTGTCACCGGCAGTCAGTACCACGCCCTCTACAACCCGCCTCGCACCAACAGCATCAAAGACCGCTCCGTCCAGCACCCCACAGACGCCGAAGAAATCGTTCGCAACCGTCTGTCGCAGTACTACGCGTATGCCGAGGAGATCGCGGACTTCTATGAGGATGCGCAACATATAAACGCAGACCAGGATCCGCATACTGTGTTTGAGTGTGTTGAGAGCATGCTGGTCAATCCACTTCCCAAGAGATTGATACAGCAAGATTAA
- the LOC117302983 gene encoding endothelial differentiation-related factor 1-like: MAEADWDEVTYLRKKQQTAKQARSNKAVNSALRKGETVETRTKFSAASNKQHSGDKSTVKLDQETEELHHETVSLQLGQLIQKGRVQKELTQKELATRINEKPQVINDYEAGRAIPNQQIISKIERIIGMKLRGKDKGKPLGGSKK; this comes from the exons ATGGCCGAGGCAGATTGGGATGAAGTTACATATTTGAGGAAGAAGCAACAAACAGCGAAACAAGCCAGGTCAAATAAG GCTGTTAATAGTGCATTAAGAAAAGGAGAAACTGTGGAAACAAGAACGAAAT TCAGTGCAGCTTCAAATAAGCAACACTCCGGAGACAAGAGCACCGTGAAACTAGACCAGGAGACTGAGGAACTGCATC aTGAAACAGTTTCCTTACAGCTCGGGCAATTGATCCAGAAAGGTCGAGTCCAGAAGGAATTAACTCAAAAGGAATTGGCAACA AGGATTAACGAGAAACCACAGGTTATCAATGACTACGAGGCCGGACGAGCAATCCCTAATCAGCAGATCATCTCTAAGATTGAGCGGATTATCG GAATGAAGTTAAGAGGCAAAGACAAGGGAAAGCCGCTTGGGGGTAGTAAGAAGTAA
- the LOC117302982 gene encoding titin homolog isoform X1, which yields MTLDQVADTVNHTRMKKKKKLLQSGGQKLFEPTTSSTDEQNNCQDPPTKKKKHISERVQTENEEVRTFNGIQFPGSSEQSDGLSEIPKKKKKKKKTLKSYDQESITIEPKTPTDDQQSCQDQPKKKKKSKSERVQTENEEIPKKKKKKEKGVDALCDIESSLKINRQVWRGETVLTEMHVNKNLESAPTTLRKSKKRKRATSCKSDGQESVTIESETTAADENVSTEIKERDTLPSSTKRQPGSHERRRKKKRQSGKDQVEDEEETRGDSGLILRKRGEKERVFFNKKKKKTKEGSRLHVKGGGDARGKVLECVPDENPSAADKKRVKGKRKRSVQSDGQESVTGKPRSSTTDENASVENSEMVTDSVTDQNQQISQKRNRRRQRRKKKLMNNNDQVGEESRRVSSENSEELTDIPKKKKKKKTEDGRLNDAEKGAGLEENAQAGRGENVLTMQSNEAISNDDNLEIAFTVLKKKRKKKKRKQIVEPTNEESVEPRTTDEDVLVEEAERLTLPLSEQNGRKKKKKRANGQIEKEELRPVNGSILQASDEHLEGLTGITKKKKKTKKSVELNEIANAGRGESVLTEMQMNEPVSNDDNLEVKKRKRKKKRKQSVESIDQESINVEPQTTDEDLLIEENGLLKKKIIPSGQTEDEGELSTVNGLLGEITKKKKKKKKKATHATRDNWKLISQSDDNSVSEYSPNEVGQDSESDATDGETSEDITKKQNKKKKKKKKMATHATQDNSDQLNLKDNDNSVSEYSCNEASQDSESEATDGESSSSDLSSDCDREDFRKLDISSLPWLVKSERGFFRQETIEDCPVLHMRNHYYKKEREALRKQGHTVVEGRWSGLEEARMRKNLEKFCKAYGIENHLILLIPSRFGLVQEVRRFLKSTKMLVKLAEGIHRTLNTVYIRAFKLFDPWHLGRFSKKERNKVIRLEKKYGHNWQYIGNRVQRSNECVRYLWKNYGGRKGKWLKFEEKQLYDAVMEITAHLEGRIDRFVGVPWKKVAEKVPTRNSVCCCNKWNSSLGWRFKERKKHKWQANDYIELLELVDASNVREEFEIDWSSILEKLSDRVCSRMQLKTLWHKLKMKYAPNNFFMEYCDILDTLFEKALPALKVAAAEHEEVMAKRAAKQQKKNSKVYIILDSDEDSADDWM from the exons ATGACTCTG GATCAAGTTGCAGACACTGTTAATCACACCagaatgaagaagaagaagaaactaCTGCAGTCTGGTGGCCAGAAATTGTTTGAGCCGACAACTTCATCAACCGATGAGCAAAACAACTGTCAAGATCCGCcaacaaagaagaaaaagcaTATAAGTGAGAGGGTACAGACTGAGAATGAAGAAGTTAGAACATTTAACGGCATACAATTTCCTGGAAGCAGTGAGCAGTCAGACGGTCTATCAGAAATtcccaagaagaagaaaaagaagaagaaaaccttGAAGTCTTATGACCAGGAATCGATAACCATTGAGCCCAAAACTCCAACCGATGATCAACAAAGCTGTCAAGATCAgcccaagaaaaagaaaaagagcaAGAGTGAGAGGGTTCAGACTGAGAATGAAGAAATtcccaagaagaagaagaagaaggagaaagGGGTTGATGCATTGTGTGATATTGAAAGCAGTCTCAAGATTAACAGACAAGTTTGGAGAGGAGAAACTGTTTTGACTGAGATGCATGTGAATAAGAATCTTGAAAGTGCTCCCACTACTTTAAGGAAGAGTAAAAAGCGGAAAAGGGCGACTTCTTGCAAGTCTGACGGGCAAGAATCTGTAACAATTGAGTCCGAAACAACAGCAGCTGATGAGAATGTGTCGACAGAGATTAAAGAACGGGATACGCTTCCCTCGAGTACAAAAAGACAACCTGGTAGTCATGAGAGAAGGAGGAAGAAAAAGCGGCAGAGTGGAAAGGACCAGgttgaagatgaagaagaaactAGAGGAGACAGTGGCTTAATACTTCGCAAAAGGGGAGAGAAGGAGAGagtttttttcaataaaaagaaaaaaaagacaaaggaggGAAGCAGGTTGCATGTGAAAGGTGGAGGAGATGCTCGAGGCAAGGTGCTTGAATGTGTTCCAGATGAAAATCCATCTGCAGCTGATAAGAAGAGGGTTAAAGGAAAGAGGAAACGGTCTGTCCAGTCTGATGGTCAGGAATCGGTAACCGGCAAGCCCCGTTCGTCAACAACTGATGAGAATGCATCGGTTGAGAATTCAGAAATGGTGACAGATTCTGTGACTGATCAGAATCAGCAAATTAGTCAGAAGAGAAATCGAAGGAGACAACGAAGGAAGAAGAAGTTGATGAATAATAATGATCAAGTTGGAGAAGAATCCAGACGAGTCAGTAGTGAGAATTCGGAGGAGTTGACAGACATtccgaagaagaagaaaaagaagaagacagaAGATGGCAGACTTAACGATGCTGAGAAAGGTGCGGGGCTTGAGGAGAATGCACAAGCAGGGAGAGGAGAAAACGTTTTAACTATGCAATCTAATGAAGCAATTTCAAACGATGACAATCTTGAAATTGCATTTACTGtgttgaagaagaaaagaaagaagaaaaaacggaAACAAATTGTTGAACCTACCAATGAGGAATCTGTTGAGCCTCGTACTACTGATGAAGATGTTTTGGTTGAGGAGGCAGAAAGGTTGACGTTGCCCTTAAGTGAACAAAATGGGcggaagaaaaagaagaaaagagcAAATGGACAAATTGAGAAAGAAGAATTGAGACCGGTCAATGGTTCAATACTTCAAGCAAGTGATGAACATTTAGAGGGATTAACGGGCATcaccaagaagaagaagaagacaaaaaaaagtgtGGAGCTCAATGAAATTGCAAATGCAGGGAGAGGAGAAAGTGTTTTAACTGAGATGCAAATGAACGAACCGGTTTCAAACGATGACAATCTTGAAGTGAAGAAGAGGAAAAGgaagaaaaagaggaaacaatCTGTTGAATCTATCGATCAGGAATCCATAAATGTTGAGCCCCAAACTACTGATGAAGACCTTTTGATTGAAGAAAATGGCCTGTTGAAAAAGAAGATTATACCAAGTGGACAAACTGAGGATGAAGGAGAACTAAGTACAGTCAATGGCCTTTTGGGagaaataacaaagaaaaagaagaaaaagaagaaaaaggcgACACATGCAACTCGAGATAACTGGAAGCTCATCTCACAATCCGATGATAACTCCGTCTCGGAATATTCTCCAAACGAGGTCGGGCAAGACTCTGAGTCAGACGCAACAGATGGAGAAACCTCGGAagatataacaaaaaaacagaataagaagaagaaaaagaagaaaaaaatggcgaCACATGCAACTCAGGATAACTCTGATCAGCTCAACTTAAAAGACAACGATAACTCTGTCTCAGAATATTCCTGTAACGAAGCAAGTCAAGACTCCGAGTCAGAAGCAACAGATGGAGAATCCTCATCCTCTGACCTTTCCTCCGATTGCGACCGGGAAGATTTCCGAAAACTAGACATCTCATCTCTACCTTGGCTTGTGAAGAGCGAGAGAGGTTTTTTTAGGCAAGAAACCATTGAGGATTGTCCCGTGCTTCATATGCGGAACCATTATTATAAGAAAGAGCGGGAAGCTTTACGTAAACAAG GACATACGGTCGTAGAAGGACGATGGAGTGGGCTTGAGGAAGCACGCATGAGAAAAAATCTTGAAAAGTTTTGCAAA GCTTATGGGATAGAAAACCATTTAATTTTGCTGATTCCTTCGCGGTTTGGTCTGGTACAAGAGGTTAGAAGATTTTTGAAGTCTACAAAAATGCTGGTTAAACTTG CTGAAGGCATTCATCGGACATTGAATACTGTGTATATTCGAGCTTTCAAACTCTTTGACCCTTGGCACCTTGGACG CTTTTCTAAAAAGGAGCGAAATAAAGTGATACGGCTGGAGAAGAAGTATGGACATAATTGGCAATATATTGGAAACAGGGTACAGCGGTCAAATGAATGCGTCCGGTATCTATGGAAGAACTATGGAGGGC GGAAAGGTAAATGGTTGAAATTTGAAGAGAAACAACTTTACGATGCTGTAATGGAGATTACGGCACACTTGGAAGGACGTATCGACAGGTTTGTCGGAGTCCCATGGAAGAAAGTGGCAGAGAAGGTTCCAACGCGAAATTCTGTTTGTTGCTGCAATAAATG gAATAGTTCTTTGGGCTGGCGATTCAAGGAAAGGAAAAAGCATAAGTGGCAGGCGAATGATTATATTGAGTTACTTGAATT ggtggATGCTTCAAATGTGAGAGAGGAGTTTGAAATAGACTGGTCGAGCATTTTAGAGAAGCTCAGTGACCG GGTCTGTAGTAGGATGCAACTAAAGACTTTGTGGCATAAACTTAAGATGAAGTATGCACCCAACAACTTCTTCATGGAGTATTGCG ACATTTTAGACACTTTGTTTGAGAAAGCTCTTCCTGCTTTGAAAGTGGCTGCTGCTGAGCATGAGGAAGTCATGGCCAAAAGGGCTGCAAAACAGCAGAAAAAAAACTCTAAAGTCTATATTATCTTGGATTCAGATGAAGACTCCGCTGACGATTGGATGTAA
- the LOC117303366 gene encoding probable ATP-dependent RNA helicase DDX31 encodes MGEEDSGLMLNLDYSGKRNKRKHFQETRKEVLQRLRAPKPDDEPPQQKFLQPRPSTAQPRTDDANTTGATQGAAESMGKPRGQGAANRSKGTGSSGHGKVISSLFRNNPMIPEVQMVKVKSGKEAVFSAKSFHDLPLHPHLISTLEKSLEFSHMTSVQQRAIPYILNGRDTMVKSQTGSGKTLAYAVPIVNSLQGRDPKVQRSDGPYVLILVPTRELALQSFATLQKVCKPFVWIVPGYLMGGEKMKSEKARLRRGINILVATPGRLLDHIKNTGTLKLDKVQWLVMDEADRLLDMGYDRDVSLILNALNEKCPQRQNIFLSATLSEGVERLADMTLNDPVVIDMAKEKQSARAVEPFPDHLQEEPTEGTDNKNGSGVAEDDTKVDFTTPDGLQQFFVIVPSKLRLVSLAAFILKRAQTTGDCKMLVFLSSRDSVEFHYTLFKEGIKTVVANLNLLVLRLHGSMTQEERTEVFHKFQEAPSGILLCTDVAARGLDLPKVKWIVQYNTPGSPEDYVHRVGRTARIGAKGQSLLFLTPAEVQYLETLSHHKINVREINSDSLLSTLLTVNLSSSAPAAGNHHYQPIRNAQEAAGALQRVFEEFVNNDKAHSVLAVKAFQSFVRAYATYPTAFKHIFHTKKLHLGHTAKSFGLREAPSHITVGLVNQQPGGKRKPKGKRTHEGRLPSVKQQILAEYSSGLDGSSGKMAKRPKLSLSKRKTTPKRRLKGRRL; translated from the exons ATGGGAGAGGAAGATTCAGGGCTGATGCTGAACCTGGATTACTCGGGGAAGCGAAATAAG AggaaacattttcaagaaacacgTAAAGAGGTTCTGCAGAGACTGAGAGCACCAAAACCAGACGACGAACCACCACAACAAAAGTTTCTTCAACCAAGACCGTCCACAGCGCAACCAAGAACTGACGATGCTAACACTACAGGGGCAACACAAGGAGCAGCTGAGAGCATGGGGAAGCCCAGAGGTCAAGGTGCGGCCAATAGGTCAAAGGGGACTGGTTCATCAGGTCATGGCAAGGTCATCTCATCACTGTTCAGAAACAATCCCATGATACCAGAGGTACAAAT GGTGAAAGTGAAGTCAGGAAAGGAGGCAGTCTTCTCAGCCAAATCATTTCATGATCTTCCCCTCCATCCACACCTG ATTTCTACACTTGAGAAGTCTCTAGAGTTCAGTCACATGACCAGCGTTCAACAGCGAGCAATTCCTTACATTCTAAACGGCAGAGACACGATGGTCAAATCACAAACTGGGTCGG GAAAAACCCTTGCCTACGCTGTACCCATTGTCAACTCACTTCAGGGTCGTGACCCCAAGGTTCAAAGGTCAGATGGACCCTACGTGCTCATTCTTGTACCAACGAGAGAG ctAGCCTTACAAAGCTTTGCTACACTTCAGAAAGTCTGCAAG CCATTTGTGTGGATAGTACCCGGCTACCTGATGGGTGGTGAAAAGATGAAATCTGAGAAGGCGCGGTTAAGGCGTGGCATCAACATCCTGGTGGCAACACCCGGCCGTCTCTTGGATCACATTAAGAACACGGGGACGCTGAAACTAGACAAGGTGCAATGGCTGGTCATGGATGAAGCAGATAG GTTACTGGACATGGGATATGATCGGGATGTATCCCTCATTCTCAACGCGCTGAATGAGAAATGCCCTCAACGCCAAAATATATTCCTGTCGGCCACTCTCTCAGAAG GCGTTGAACGACTTGCAGACATGACTCTAAACGATCCTGTCGTCATTGATATGGCGAAAGAGAAACAATCAGCGAGGGCGGTAGAACCATTCCCAGACCATCTCCAAGAGGAACCGACTGAAGGAACCGACAATAAGAACGGGAGTGGAGTCGCAGAGGATGATACCAAGGTGGACTTTACCACTCCGGACGGACTCcagcaattttttgttattgtccCCAGTAAACTGAGACTTGTATCTCTGGCTGCGTTCATTTTGAAACGAGCTCAG ACTACCGGTGACTGTAAGATGTTAGTCTTTCTCTCAAGCCGTGACTCGGTTGAGTTCCACTACACACTATTCAAAGAAGGCATCAAGACAGTAGTGGCCAATCTGAACCTGCTTGTATTGAGACTACACGGGAGCATGACACAAGAG GAGCGAACTGAGGTATTTCACAAATTTCAAGAAGCGCCGTCTGGTATACTTTTATGCACG GATGTCGCAGCTCGTGGGTTAGACTTGCCCAAAGTCAAGTGGATTGTCCAG TATAACACGCCGGGTTCGCCAGAGGACTACGTTCATCGTGTCGGCAGGACAGCCAGGATCGGCGCGAAGGGGCAGTCGCTACTCTTCCTTACCCCAGCTGAAGTCCAGTACCTAGAGACGCTTAGCCATCATAAAATCAA CGTTCGGGAGATAAACTCTGATAGTTTACTCTCCACCCTCCTGACTGTAAACCTCTCGTCCTCCGCACCAGCTGCAGGGAACCATCACTACCAGCCTATACGGAATGCACAGGAGGCAGCCGGTGCCCTGCAGCGGGTGTTTGAGGAGTTTGTGAATAATGATAAGGCTCACTCCGTGTTGGCCGTTAAAG CGTTCCAGTCTTTTGTCCGTGCCTACGCTACGTACCCAACGGCCTTTAAACACATCTTCCACACCAAGAAACTCCACCTCGGCCACACGGCCAAGAGCTTCGGGCTTAGAGAAGCGCCCTCACACATCACCGTTGGGCTAGTCAACCAGCAACCTGGAGGAAAACGAAAACCAAAAGGAAAAAG